The following nucleotide sequence is from Dehalococcoidia bacterium.
TGTCCGCCTTCAATCAGGGCATCGTAGGCGCTCATACCACTCTTCTGCAATTGTACCACCAAGGCAATGAGGACGATTGCGTTGGTGAGCACTATGCCCACGAGCATCAGTATACCCATCATTCCCGACATACCTAGGGTATAACCAGAAATCAGTAGACCCAAAATGGCGCCAATAGATGCCAGTGGCAGGCTGACCATGATAATAAGGGGATTCAGTATTGATCTCATTGAGATGACAAGTATCAGCAAGGCGATGAATATTGCGGCGATTATGGCGATGGCCATGCTGGAGAAGCCACTCGCCATCTCCTCAAATATCCCACCTATCTTTACATCTACGCCCTCAAGTCCGGGGGTAGCCAGTACCTCATCGATTGCCTCATTAACCTGGCTGTTAACTGCGCCCATATCCTTTTCATCAACGGTACCCGATATAGCGGCTGAGAACTGCAGATCATAGTGGCTGATATGGGTGGGACTCAGTGGCAGATCTACATCCGAGATATTACCCAAGGTTCCAAATACCGGAAAGCCCATCGGCAGCGCTTCTGTCAACGTTGTGGGATCATCGGCAAAATACAGCTCTCCGGAAATCCCCTTCAGCGTAATGCCATAGCTATCACTGTCTATGCTTACCATAACATCGTCAGAGCTAGTCCCCGATGTCAAGAGATACTTCTCTTTGTACGTTTCATTAATCTGCTCATCGCTCAGCCCCATGCCAATCATTTTGGATATATCTAGATCAATGACTAGTGTAGGCACAACCAAAGTGAGCTGGGTCTCGAGGTTCGATATACCCTCAATATCCAACAGCCTTTCATAAAGCAATTCAGCAGCCCGGTTTACCTCATCAGAGCTTTCTCCTACAACCGATAGATCGACACCAGCTGCGCCCATCATACCGGCGTCCGATTCCTCGCCAGTGAGAACCTTGACGAAATCGAATCCCACCCCCTCCCTTAAATCATCGAGGCCCTCATCTAGCGCAAGACGTTCCCTTTTCTCATCCGTATTCGGTTCTAGCATGATTGTGATCTCAGCGGTGTTGTCACCACCACCCTGCATTGTGCTTATGATGCCCATCAGCGATGATGACGTCCCTATAGTTGACCAGTAGTACTGCATGCCTTGAACCTGGTTATCGATTACTGACTCAACCTGTGCGACAACATCACTGGTGTCTTGGAGCTCAGTCCCGGGTAAAAGTTCAATCTCTACCATTAGCATAGGCATACCCATACTGGGTAAAAACGAAGTCCCGATCACAGGGATAAGCATAATACTGCCAATAAATAGAATGAAGGCGATTACCAGGGTGATGGCCCGGTGGCCCAGAGCCCACTTAAGCACAGAAACGTACCCTCTCTGATACCAGCTTTGACGTGGTTTGGTCTTCTCTTCGCCGACCCTATTTCTTTGTTTGCCAACGAACCACTTCGAGAAGGCGGGTACTACTATCAGCGCTACCAACAGTGAGGCTATCAATGCAAACGTTATTGTGAGAGCAAACGGAACGAAGAGCTCCCCCACGATGCCGCCAACAAAGGCCAGCGGCAGGAAAATGGCTACGGTAGCTAGAGTAGCGGATGTGATCGGGGCTGCTACCTCTCTCGAGCCGCCAATTGCAGCTGCTCGAAAGTCCTCCCCGGCCTTCATACGGCGATATATAACCTCCGTGACCACTATGCTGTTATCAATCAGACGACCAACAGCAATCGCCATAGCACTCAGGGTCAGGAGATTAATGGTAATGCCGGCAAAGTACATGACCAGAAAACCGATCAATACACTCACTGGAATAGACATTGCTGTCACAAGCGAAGCGCGGAAAGCCATCAAGAAGAGAAAGACAATAAATATTGCCAAAATGAAGCCAATAATCGCCATCAGTAGCAACTGGCTTACGCTATCCTCAATGAACTCCGATTGGTCTAAAAGTGGAACGACTGTGATATCCCCTTGCAGATCCGCCTCGATCTCACGTGACTTTTCCATTACCGCATTTGCTGTGTCGACGGTATTTGCATCACTCTCTTTCATCACGAAGATCGCCACACTCGGCTCTCCGTTCGTTTGCGTGATAGCCTTGTTCGGAGATGGCCCGGTTTCCACACTGGCTATGTCGTCTAGGACTACACCGTCCACACCCATAGGTGCATTCCTGATAGCATCCAGGGAATCAAATTGCCCATTCATTCTGAGCAACGCTACCATCTGATACAAAGAGACATTTGATGCCACTAGCTGTTGAGGATCGGGTGAGATGATAACCCTTTCCTTATCACCACCCTCAACTTCCACACTGAAGACTCCCTCAACTTGTGCAAAAAACGGAATAAATTGATCCTCTGCAATATTTTTCAGCTCGTACTGGGAATAGTTACCACTGAGGCTCAGGATCACCAGGGGCATCTGGCTGAGGTCGATAGGTATAATCTGGGGATTACCTTCTAACTGCCGGACTTCATCAGGAAGATCGAGACCATCAATGGCTTCCGCTATGGCACTGTTCGTGTCATCCATATTGGTGCCGTATTCAAAAGTCATAAATAGAACAGAAATTCCACTTGCCGACGTAGAGGATATGTGCTTTAGACCCCGCCCTTCAAATCGCTCCCAGATGACATCTTCAATGGGCACCGTCACTTCGCTCACAACCGCTTCTGGTAAAGCATCCGGATAAACTGTTATTGCACTGATAAAGGGGAATTCGATGTTGGGTATCAGCTCCGTCTTAAGCTGAAAAGTGCCCCAGATTGCGGCACCCGTTAATAGGACTGCTAATAAGATCGTTAACAGGCGGCTGCGTATACCTAGCTTAGTTAGATACCACATACTCTCTCCCTTCAGGTCTTGGACTAGAACCACCCTTGGTAGCTTTGGTCATTACTGTAGACCTTCTTAAGTGCATATATTTCCCCATCCGGCGATAGTAGTAGTAAACATAAATGCGCACATTATGTAGTTATCCTCTATCACGCGGAAACACTTCGCATGTGGGTGCATGCTGTTGAAACCTAGCGTTCCGTCTCTTGCAAGCCCCTAACCACTTTCTCCATGAGCATTAAAAACATAGTCTGTTCCTCGGCCGTCAGCTGGGAAAGCATTTGCCGGAAACGCTGTACCATATATCTCTCAGTAGTCTGGTAAAGCTCCCGTCCACCATCTGTGAGAGCTACCCGAACAACCCTCCTATCTTCCGGGTCGGGTAACCTCTGTGCGTACCCGTTATCCACAAACCAGTCGACCATCCGCGTTGCACTGCTGAACGGCACCGATAGTGCATGGCTTAATTCACTCATTGTCATGTTAGTTACCCGATAGAGATTGAAGCTTATACGACAGAAAAGGTTGTAGTTTATGAAGCGATGAGGTTTATCTCCGATATGTATCCCATCAAGCAGATATTGCAGTTTCTCAAGATCTTTGGGCAACATAGCATTGAACTTTATCTCTATCTGTAGCAAGTCCTGTACAAGACTAGCTATCCGGCCATCGTAAACCTGTTGCTGATAATCATCTGTCATTAAATTCCCCGTGAAATATTTCCATAATGGAATAATATTACGGTCCTGTTGAATTGTCAATCCCTGTTACCAGGAGTCTTATATTACCCTTTCTTGCGAAAAAGCCGAAAACAACATAAACTAATGATATCCAGTGGAGGTGGTCATATGCTAGAGGTGGAAGATTTAACCGTAGAGGTTGAGGGCAGGGAGGTAATTCATGACATTAGCCTCAATGTCGATGTTGGCGAGACCCTGGCTCTTTTCGGCCCTAATGGCAGCGGCAAGACCACATTGCTGATGGCGATTATGGGCTTCCCCCGCTACAAGGTAACCAGGGGACGCATCCTCTTCAATGGGGAGGATATTACCCATTTGCCGGTGGATGAGCGTTCCCGGATGGGTATCGGCATCCTCTTCCAGCGCCCTCCGGTGGTGCGCGGCGTGAAGATGAGGGATATGGTGCGGGCGTGCCTGGGCAGCAGGGAAGACGGTGCCGTTATCGAGCAGCTTGCCGAGCAGGCAAATATGGTAGAGCTCCTCGATCGAGATGTGAACTATGGGTTTTCCGGTGGCGAGATCAAGCGCTCGGAGCTACTACAGCTAATCGCCCAGAGCCCGGAATTCGTCCTGCTCGATGAGCCCGATTCCGGGGTCGACCTGGTGAACATCTCACTGGTCGGCGAGATGATCAACGAGCTTTTACAGAAGAACCGTATGCGCAGCAGAACCAGCTCCGGCCTGATCATTACCCACACCGGACACATCCTGGATTATGTCAATGCAGACCGGGCCTGTGTCCTGCTTAATGGCGGCATCTGGTGTCGCGGAAATCCGCAGGAGATTCTGACCAGCATAAAGAGTCATGGCTACGAAGGCTGTGCCGTATGTCAGAAATAAAACGCCCTCGAGAAACGGAGGAAAGAAAACACTCTCCCCCCGGGGATAGCATCGATCTAGATGCCTACTCCCAGGTAGCGGAGGAACATCCCTATCAAGAAGACCCCTCTCTCCTTCCGTCTCAAGACAAGGAGCGTATCCTGGGTTCGGGGGTGATGCTGGATGACCCGGCACAGCGCTCTGGTACCTTCCTCCAGATCGACCACTCGGTGGTTCACAGCAAAGCGGAGCAGGAAGGGCTGGAGCTCATGAGCACCGTTGCGGCGCTGGAGAAATACCCCTGGCTCCCGGATTACTGGTGGCAGGCAGTATCTCCCGGTGCCGATAAATTCACCGCCGAGGCGGAGCGCAACCAGCATCATGGCTATTTCATCCGCACGCTCCCCGGGGTAAAGGCCATACAGCCAGTCCAGGCCTGTCTTTATATCTCTCAGCATGGTCTGGCCCAGAACGTGCACAATGTCATTATCGCCGAGGAGGGCTCGGAGCTTCATATAATTACCGGCTGTGCCACCGCGAAGATGGAAAGGGAGGGCCTTCACATCGGGATTTCCGAGTTCTATGTGAAGAAAGGGGCCAAAATTACCTTCACCATGATCCACAACTGGGCGCCCAGGATGGCGGTGCGCCCCCGCAGCGGGATAATCGTTGAAGAGGGCGGCACATTCTTAAGCAACTACGTCTGTCTCAAGCCGGTACGCACCCTGCAGATGTACCCCAAGGCGCGATTAGTCGGGGAAAACGCCCTGATACGTTTCAACAGCGTTCTTGTTGCCGCTACGGGATCAACAATGGATGTCGGCTCCCGTGTCATCCTGGAGGCCAGGGGAAGCAGGGCGGAGATTGTATCGCGGGCGATCACCACCGGGGGGAGTATCATCGCCCGGGGTCACCTGGTAGGGCAGGTTCCCGATGTCAAGGGGCACCTGGAGTGCCGCGGCCTGATCCTATCGGAGGAGGGGGTAATTCACGCCATTCCCGAGCTTGAGGGATGGGTAGAAGGGGTAGACCTCTCTCACGAGGCAGCGGTGGGCAAGATTGCGGAGGAAGAGATAGAGTACCTCATGGCGCGGGGCCTCTCCCGGGACGAAGCTGTCGCGGTCATTATAAGGGGTTTCTTAAGCGTTGACATCGAGGGCTTACCGCCGGAGCTCAGCGCTCAAATGCAGCGCGCCATCGAGCTAAGCGAGCAGGAACTGCTATAACCTCAAGTAGTCATCAGTGTATTATTTCCGCGCATACGACTAAGCTAAAGATGGTATCTTAACTTGGACTTTGATTAATCATAGGCTATGACCATCAGATGGGCTTTCGCTGAAGATGCACACGCATTGGCTCGGGTCCATGTAGCCTCATGGCAAACGGCTTATCGTGGCATGATTCAAGAATTGGTGCTCAAGGATTTCACAATCGACAAATGGGAAGACCATTTTCAGAAGGCGATTACGGAAAAAACGGAAGAGATTGTGGTAACCGAAGAGCATGGTAATGTGCTCGGTTATACGATCATCGGGCCCAGTCGGGATGAAGACATAGGCAAAGAGAATTGTGGGGAGGTCTGGGGACTTTATATTTCACCAGATCATTGGAGGAAGGGTCTTGGCTCGCGACTTACGGAATGGGCTTTTAGTGAACTCCGATCCAGAGGTTACGACATAGTCACTTTGTGGGTCTTTCAAAGAAACGTAGCCGCAGTGAAGTTCTATGAGGCTATGGGTTTTGTCCTCGACGGCACCACCAAACATATAAGAGCCGATGCTCCATTGGCAGTTCGTTATCGCAAACGACTGAGTACCCGCTAAGAACTCGAGAGACCCCTTTCTCCTGTGGTAACTGCCCGTTATATAGCAGGGAGAGAAGTTTAAATAACACCGCCGTAAGATAAATCCCATTTGACCTGCCACCGTTTATGCTATATCCTAGTAATGACATGCCCAAGAAGCTCGAAAAAATGATTGTCGGTGTCGATCTAGGGGGCAGCAAGATAAATGCGATCCTGACGGACTACCGCGGCAACATTTTAAGAAAGGAGCTGAAGGACACCCTGGCCCAAGAGGGACCGGATGAGGTCATAACGCGGGTCATCGCGTGTATCAAGCAAGTAGCTTCCGGGGCGGACATAGCGAGCATAGGTATTGGTGCTGCCGGGGCCTGCGATGTAGCAACCGGCGTAATCACCCTCTCCCCGAACCTGCCAGGGTGGCATAACATCCCCTTAAAAGACATCCTCCAGCGAGAATTCGACCTTCCCGTCTACCTGGAAAATGATGCTACTGTCGCCGCATTAGGGGAGCACTACTTTGGCGGCGCAGTGGGCATCGCCAATCTGGTCTACTTGTGTGTAGGCACCGGGATCGGTGGTGGCATAATGATAGATGGTCAGCTATACCACGGCGCATCGGGCAGCGCCGGCGAGATCGGGCACATGACCATCGATATCAACGGCCCCCGTTGCAGCTGTGGCAACATAGGCTGCTGGGAGACCTTCGCATCCGGGACAGCCCTGGCCAGGGAGGCGGTGAAGCAGATCAAGGCCGGCGCCCAGACCAGTATATTGAATTTCGCCGATGGAGAGCTACAAAAGGTTAGCGCGCAACGCGTTTTTCTTGCGGCGCAGGAGGGCGACCCCCTGGCGAATGAATTGATATCGCAGACCGCCTATTATCTGGGGGTAGGGCTGGTTAATATCGTCAACATCTTCAACCCCCAGCTCATCCTCATCGGGGGTGGCCTATCTAGAATGGGTCGGCTGCTTCTCGAACCGGCCATAAAAGTGGTCAGGGATCGCGCCTATGAGCTGCCGGCTGCAGCAGTTCGTATTGAATTGGCCCGACTGGGGGCCGATGCCGAGGCCTTGGGGGGAGTGGCCCTGGTGCTACAATCAAGCTGAATCTAGGCTATGGCCCCCGATCCTAGCAATTCAGCGATATTTTCCCTGGTATAGCCCAGCCCCAGCATAATCTCATCGGTATGCTGGCCCGGCTTGGGGGCAACGCTTCTTACCTCTCCGGGGGTATCCGAAAGCTTGATGCCGATACCCACCTGCTTAACCCTACCCAGCGTTGGGTGTTCGATCTCCACCGCCATTTCGCGCTGAACCACCTGGGGGTCTTCGAAGACCTCATTAACGGATTTTACCGGGGCCACGCAGACGTCCTTTTGCCGCAGTAGCTCTACCCACTCATCCCTTGTCTTGGTGCGGAAGATCTTACGGAACTCGGCGCTAAGGTCATCCCACTTCGCCGTATCCCACTCGTAAGGAAGGAGGTCCTCACGACCAAGCAATTCACAGAGGTTAGCGTAGAACCATGGCTCCAGGGCAGCGATACTGACATACTTACCATCTTTGGTCTCGTAGACCCCATAAAATGGAGCGCCACCGATACTGAGTAGATCGCCACGTGTAGGTACCCTGCCGGTATCAAAATAGCCTGCAGCCTCTCCGTGCATAAGCGAAATGATGCCGTCTGTCATTGAGATGTCCACGTGCTGCCCCCTCCCGGTGCGCTCCCGGGCTATAAGTGCCAGCGTTATCCCCAGGGCTGCCTGCATGCTACCCCCCGAATAATCGCCGATCAGATTGAACATCATCACAGGAGGACCGCCACGGGGGCCGATCATGCTCTGGGCACCGGCCGTTGACATGTAGTTTATGTCATGCCCGGGAACCTGCGCATAGGGTCCATCC
It contains:
- a CDS encoding CaiB/BaiF CoA-transferase family protein produces the protein MTMALEGIKIIDLTRLGPGPYCTMLLADMGADVIKVEAGGGRASQVIETMEAEVEERRRAFNAEGRNKRSIVLNLKMGGAREVFYKLVRDSDVVVEEFRPGVLKRLGADYDTISKINPGIILCSITGYGQDGPYAQVPGHDINYMSTAGAQSMIGPRGGPPVMMFNLIGDYSGGSMQAALGITLALIARERTGRGQHVDISMTDGIISLMHGEAAGYFDTGRVPTRGDLLSIGGAPFYGVYETKDGKYVSIAALEPWFYANLCELLGREDLLPYEWDTAKWDDLSAEFRKIFRTKTRDEWVELLRQKDVCVAPVKSVNEVFEDPQVVQREMAVEIEHPTLGRVKQVGIGIKLSDTPGEVRSVAPKPGQHTDEIMLGLGYTRENIAELLGSGAIA
- a CDS encoding GNAT family N-acetyltransferase is translated as MARVHVASWQTAYRGMIQELVLKDFTIDKWEDHFQKAITEKTEEIVVTEEHGNVLGYTIIGPSRDEDIGKENCGEVWGLYISPDHWRKGLGSRLTEWAFSELRSRGYDIVTLWVFQRNVAAVKFYEAMGFVLDGTTKHIRADAPLAVRYRKRLSTR
- a CDS encoding SufD family Fe-S cluster assembly protein, producing the protein MSEIKRPRETEERKHSPPGDSIDLDAYSQVAEEHPYQEDPSLLPSQDKERILGSGVMLDDPAQRSGTFLQIDHSVVHSKAEQEGLELMSTVAALEKYPWLPDYWWQAVSPGADKFTAEAERNQHHGYFIRTLPGVKAIQPVQACLYISQHGLAQNVHNVIIAEEGSELHIITGCATAKMEREGLHIGISEFYVKKGAKITFTMIHNWAPRMAVRPRSGIIVEEGGTFLSNYVCLKPVRTLQMYPKARLVGENALIRFNSVLVAATGSTMDVGSRVILEARGSRAEIVSRAITTGGSIIARGHLVGQVPDVKGHLECRGLILSEEGVIHAIPELEGWVEGVDLSHEAAVGKIAEEEIEYLMARGLSRDEAVAVIIRGFLSVDIEGLPPELSAQMQRAIELSEQELL
- a CDS encoding ROK family protein, coding for MIVGVDLGGSKINAILTDYRGNILRKELKDTLAQEGPDEVITRVIACIKQVASGADIASIGIGAAGACDVATGVITLSPNLPGWHNIPLKDILQREFDLPVYLENDATVAALGEHYFGGAVGIANLVYLCVGTGIGGGIMIDGQLYHGASGSAGEIGHMTIDINGPRCSCGNIGCWETFASGTALAREAVKQIKAGAQTSILNFADGELQKVSAQRVFLAAQEGDPLANELISQTAYYLGVGLVNIVNIFNPQLILIGGGLSRMGRLLLEPAIKVVRDRAYELPAAAVRIELARLGADAEALGGVALVLQSS
- a CDS encoding ABC transporter ATP-binding protein — its product is MLEVEDLTVEVEGREVIHDISLNVDVGETLALFGPNGSGKTTLLMAIMGFPRYKVTRGRILFNGEDITHLPVDERSRMGIGILFQRPPVVRGVKMRDMVRACLGSREDGAVIEQLAEQANMVELLDRDVNYGFSGGEIKRSELLQLIAQSPEFVLLDEPDSGVDLVNISLVGEMINELLQKNRMRSRTSSGLIITHTGHILDYVNADRACVLLNGGIWCRGNPQEILTSIKSHGYEGCAVCQK
- a CDS encoding efflux RND transporter permease subunit; the encoded protein is MWYLTKLGIRSRLLTILLAVLLTGAAIWGTFQLKTELIPNIEFPFISAITVYPDALPEAVVSEVTVPIEDVIWERFEGRGLKHISSTSASGISVLFMTFEYGTNMDDTNSAIAEAIDGLDLPDEVRQLEGNPQIIPIDLSQMPLVILSLSGNYSQYELKNIAEDQFIPFFAQVEGVFSVEVEGGDKERVIISPDPQQLVASNVSLYQMVALLRMNGQFDSLDAIRNAPMGVDGVVLDDIASVETGPSPNKAITQTNGEPSVAIFVMKESDANTVDTANAVMEKSREIEADLQGDITVVPLLDQSEFIEDSVSQLLLMAIIGFILAIFIVFLFLMAFRASLVTAMSIPVSVLIGFLVMYFAGITINLLTLSAMAIAVGRLIDNSIVVTEVIYRRMKAGEDFRAAAIGGSREVAAPITSATLATVAIFLPLAFVGGIVGELFVPFALTITFALIASLLVALIVVPAFSKWFVGKQRNRVGEEKTKPRQSWYQRGYVSVLKWALGHRAITLVIAFILFIGSIMLIPVIGTSFLPSMGMPMLMVEIELLPGTELQDTSDVVAQVESVIDNQVQGMQYYWSTIGTSSSLMGIISTMQGGGDNTAEITIMLEPNTDEKRERLALDEGLDDLREGVGFDFVKVLTGEESDAGMMGAAGVDLSVVGESSDEVNRAAELLYERLLDIEGISNLETQLTLVVPTLVIDLDISKMIGMGLSDEQINETYKEKYLLTSGTSSDDVMVSIDSDSYGITLKGISGELYFADDPTTLTEALPMGFPVFGTLGNISDVDLPLSPTHISHYDLQFSAAISGTVDEKDMGAVNSQVNEAIDEVLATPGLEGVDVKIGGIFEEMASGFSSMAIAIIAAIFIALLILVISMRSILNPLIIMVSLPLASIGAILGLLISGYTLGMSGMMGILMLVGIVLTNAIVLIALVVQLQKSGMSAYDALIEGGQTRLRPILMTALTTMIAMVPLAVGVGEGTIIAAELAVVVIGGLFTSTLLTLVVIPVIYSLADGLRNRKRVAVTTGDIRCPKCGSATVVMTAKKGPNAGSRFHVCSRYPECKGKVPLSD
- a CDS encoding MarR family transcriptional regulator, yielding MTDDYQQQVYDGRIASLVQDLLQIEIKFNAMLPKDLEKLQYLLDGIHIGDKPHRFINYNLFCRISFNLYRVTNMTMSELSHALSVPFSSATRMVDWFVDNGYAQRLPDPEDRRVVRVALTDGGRELYQTTERYMVQRFRQMLSQLTAEEQTMFLMLMEKVVRGLQETER